One window from the genome of Nicotiana tomentosiformis chromosome 5, ASM39032v3, whole genome shotgun sequence encodes:
- the LOC104093973 gene encoding small ubiquitin-related modifier 1-like has protein sequence MSQAEEDKKPSGDQVHINLKVKGQDGNEVFFRIKRSTQLKKLMNAYCDRQSVDFNSIAFLFDGRRLRGEQTPDELEMEDGDEIDAMLHQTGGTTL, from the exons ATGTCGCAAGCAGAGGAAGACAAGAAGCCCAGCGGCGATCAAGTTCACATCAATCTCAAAGTCAAAGGCCAG GATGGGAACGAGGTCTTTTTCAGAATCAAAAGAAGCACTCAGCTAAAAAAATTGATGAATGCATATTGTGACAGGCAGTCAGTTGATTTCAATTCAATTGCCTTCTTGTTTGATGGTCGTCGTCTTCGTGGGGAGCAGACTCCAGATgag CTGGAGATGGAAGATGGTGATGAAATTGATGCAATGTTGCATCAAACTGGAGGCACAACTCTCTGA